Part of the Sylvia atricapilla isolate bSylAtr1 chromosome 1, bSylAtr1.pri, whole genome shotgun sequence genome, AGGGATGCTATTGCAttctaataaataaattttaaaaggcttcAGTACTGTGGAGTGGttaatttcttaaatatctCTTTGATTAGCAGAATGTGAAGGTTCTAAATACTTAATTTACAAATTCAAAATTCTATGGAGAAAtaatccttccttctttctgttgtcACTTATTGAGTCTCTCATCTCAAATTAAAAGCTCCAGAAGTTTCCATCAAAGCTgactttataaataaaaaaccttCTTCAAGCATTACTGTGTCAAGACAGTTAGCAAAAAAGAACAACTTGGAAAGCATTTAATCTAAACATTGAAGGTTATGtccatgtttgtttttctaaaatatttaacaaaaatagaGTATGGTTCACAAAtgtgcagaaattattttaagatcaGTTTTTCTATAGCACACCGTTTGCAGACTTTTAAAAAGGATCCAAGTGGTGATACAGTTTTTATTAAAGAGATTGCAATCACTTAGGCTTTGAGTTGCTTTTtattcagggaggaaaaaacccactttttcaAGGATTCTGTAATACTTTTCAAAGATTTAGAAAGAGGAGAACAAGTATAATAGAAAATAGTTACATGTTGCATAAAAATCGttacaagaaataaattactattggagttttttttctattgccGTCATGTGTAGTTGAATATTGACACGACATTCAGTTGTAGCCCCACCAAGGATTTCCAAAGGCTTCCTTTGGCCATCCAGTGTACTCAGGAGTTATTTGTTTGAGTTTATTCCCTCATGGAAAAATCTGCAGGAGGGCAGTTcccagtgctggctggggactTGCAGGGGAATGCATctgacactgcagcagctggcaggagggttggagGATGAGGGTGTGCATGGCTTTGTCTGCATGGGACAGCAGTCAGGGCTGAATCCAAAGCAGCAGATCTCTGCTGATGTTTTCCCAGCCCTcggcagctggaaaagctgttgAGCTGTGGAGGTGAAGGAAGCGAGCTGCGTGCGCCGCTCCGGGAGAGGGATTGCCGCAGCCAAATATGGAAAAGGACATTCTCCTTGTTAACTTCACCGGGACTCTGCCCAGAGCTGCATTCGTCATGCGCCTGCATTTCCACTGGAACCTTTCTCTTCCAAATGGTCTTAATCATAGCTTGAGCACTGTGTCACATCTTTGCTGATTTATTTATATAGTCTGTGTGGACTTGCTGCGCATCCACTCTTAGTCTGCCCTAAAAAGGTGAACTGTTTATCATTTTCTCATCTAGGCTGACAGAAAAGATGATAATCACCTGTTGCCAGcagcttggctttttttcttactgaacAAACCCACCCCATTCAGGGCTGTACTAAAAGCAAAACTGCTTCTCGAGCAACAAAATACCCTTTCGCTTGAGGGGAAGCAAGCTTTGCTGAACACAACATACCTACCATAAAGCCAGGAAAGAAGAACCTAAAAGTTGAGCAACCTGGTAAGGACTTGCTGTCCAGACTCCTGCTCTGGTAGGTGAGCTCCTAACCATTTAACCCCTGACTTTCCAAGCCTTGGTTCAGTCCCTTCATCTGTCTTCCACCTGCTCTTGTTCCTTGGGTCACCATTCTCCTCCAGTCGAGGTTTGTGGTTGCACAGGTTGAATTTAGGTGATCACTTATAAAGGAACTCTGTAAAATAGTGTTCCTGGAAGAGGGCTTTTGTGAATGAAGGACTGGTCACTTGCAGCAGagtgcaaaaagaaatttgagTTGCATATATGCAACAAGTAGTGTTCAAAAGTTAAGTAAGATGCAATTTGcagttcaatttttttcctcttttttaatcagtaatttcttttgtgCTTATGCATAACATCTATCAAAGTAGTTCAACAGCATATTCTCTTAATTCTTCTGTGTCTAAACTCCACTGCCTGTCCTTTCATCATAGCATCCACTGAAAAGTGAGCCAGAATGatttatcagaaaaatatgAGCCATCTGATACTGTTGTTGGATACAATTTGTTAGCAAAGGGTTGGCTTCTGTTTGAAATGTTCCCCATCAGATTTTGGAGCGGCCATCCCTTCTTTGATAGGTCTGGCTGGATGTGCAAAGTAAAAACCATGTTTCAGTGTGTACAAACCAaagctcagctgctgtgctAATTTGAGCATTGTTTACTTTGTTGCTAATTATTACGAAAAGTAATACCTCTTCTAGAAAAATTACATGTTCAGGTTAGGAGATCCTGCCAAATTCACTTTTCCTTGGCTATACTGCAAGATATTTTTTAGAACAGAAAGTTATTAAGAATACTTTTGTTTCCAGGATGTCTGGAGAGGCTTTAATTAGCAACATTTCAGGGTGTTCAAGGAAACTGGTCGTTATCATCTTAAGTTTTCAGAACTCttataatgaataaaaaagaaatagaatttaaaatagtatcaaaatttaaaagacaACTGACCCTGGCTGATAACCAGCTATTAaggtagaaattattttttttttatatttagcCTTTCATTTATACTTAAAGCACTGAACAAAGTGGTTTTTTCTTTGACATGGGTGGTAtccattaattttctgttgtctaaagaagaaaaaacaggtaGTTTATCTCAGGGATGGATGCTTTATGTGcatattttgaaaggaaatttctGGTTTGTTGTATAAAGTGCAAAGTTAATCTGTAAAATGCCCTTTGATgattctgaagaaaatgttttgtaaaagGCCTTGGTGTTTATCTTGAAACAGAGATGTGGGTATAGAAGCTCTGTTTCCGTCCTGTATTGCTGTGGTAGCTTTATTTAGAAGTGTCTCTCTGATAACATTCACAGCATAAATACGTTTTTATAAGGTGTTAAAAGATTGGTCTGGGTTCTTTCCCCCCAAGAGAACAATGCTCTTCTGCAAGTAAACCAGCAAGCTATGAGATATTTATCTCATAGCTTGCTGGTTTAGCTAGAGAAGAgcatttcaaagtaatttaaGAAGCTGCCCTGTTTGATGATGTCTTCTAAATACGGTGTAGCCCACAAACATGGTTTGTATTAGGGCAAAACTGTCCAGCTGGTACAACTAAGGTAATTAGATTTACATTTGTTCCATGTTCCTTGTCTCCTCTAAAACACAGTTGTATGTCCCCAGCttcgtgatttttttttttttttcacttactcATTACGTTTATTCATCCAGTttgatttctggttttgtcttcCAGACTAATTTCAAATTGCTCACGTGTGCTGGCGTCCTCTGCTGTTTGATATGGAATGGATTTGCCCAGCAAGGTAAGGCACTTGATTGCACTGCAGTAGTTAATTGCTGCTTTAAAACTGTATCTGTTTAGCAGTTATTTGTTTGGATAAATGCAACCTCATTAGACAAATGCTGATGGCAGTAGGTCAGTCATATCTCATGTTAATAACCTGTTTGTAGTGGGAACTTAGTTTACAAAAGCAGAGTGAACcaaaatgaaatgctgttgTTGTAAACACCTTTTTATAAATGAAGTGACAGATTTGTGTTCCTCTCTAGGTGGAAGCGACTGCATAAAAGCTAATGCAAAGTCATGTGGGGAATGTATACAAGCAGGACCAAACTGTGGCTGGTGTAAAAAAACAGTAAGTGTTGCAAAAATCTTtttatggtttggtttttccctTGGTTTCAAACTTCAGTGAATACTTTACCCGTATAGAaagtctgttttcatttataGTAGTTTCCTCTAGTTCCTCAATTCAATACTTATCTGTActtaaaaaatcaaatgctatgatttttctgatttgagtagaaatttttttcacaatGTGTTTACTTCTCCTTTTATAAACCCCAAGTGTATACAGACCCTATAGGCTGTCTCAtagttatttaaaattactCCAATGTGGGCTCTGTCTGAGTATGCTTAATAATATTCTGCCAGTGACATTAGAGTAAGAGCTAAATTTAGACAGATGTAGGTGGAGTAGGGAAAGAGATTGaaggggttttttcttctgaaagagagattttcaaattttagttttctgttgTTCGTAGACTTGAAGAGTAGGAGATAGGTTTGTGTGGGTGGATAGTTTGTTtcattacaaaacaaaaagggtATGTTCTTAGgttaagaaaaattaagttCGGGAAACTAAAAAGTATAAGATATAACCAGTGTATGCTGACATATCTTCTTCAGGttagaaacattttcagaagaaaatgttttctatgGCTCTTCTTTGGTTTGTTATTGGAAACTGAgaaattttcctgtttctttttagGAGATGataatttatctttatttctaTCTATTGCCTACTTACTGTTCTCCAAACCAGCTTAtaaattttcaacattttattAAACTGACTGATTTTATAATTTGGCCTTGAGCTATCAGATTTCTTGTAGGTCTGTATCACCAAAAACTGACAAGCTTTGgtatacatttatttatatgcaTGTTTTGGGGAAGGAGGCAGAATCCGAATCAGCCAAGTTTCTCAGTTAGAAgccatatttatttatatttgagGTTAGAACTCTTTAAGGTTTGAGGTAATGATACTTTGTTGTTCAGAACAAAGTCAAGTGTTGGTTTTGCTTATGGGTGTTACTTTCAGATTGAATTTCCCCAAAATAAGAGTTGTCTTTCTTTGCCCTGCTCTGTCAGCATACAGCTATTACTTTGTTGTGGAGTACCAAGGTACACTTATATAATcttaattaaaaggaaagaatgttGAAAGCAGGCTGTATAAGTAGGTTCACATTTCACATTATTAGTAACtatgtgaaaatgaaagattttccTACTTGCAGTCACTTTTAGAGTAGCCAATTTAAACAGATGTCCCACTTCTGATGGAGGTGACAGTgggctttatttttgtttttcttcttacttGCATCTTATACACAGATAAGTTTAAGCAGACGCAAACTCCTGGAAGTAAGTAGTAATCACCGAATGTATGTAGTGTCATTTCATATATTTCAAGACCTTGTGTTTTATTACTGAACTTTGGAAAAGATGTGATCGTTGTAGAAAGAGCAGTTGTGGGTACAATATAACAACTTGCACATAGCTTTAAACTAGATACTCCTTTGCCTGTATTTTCTAGGACTTTTTGCAAGAAGGAGAGCCAACATCTGCCCGGTGTGATGACTTGGCAGCCCTGAAGAGTAAAGGCTGCCCTATGGAGGATATAGAAAATCCCAGAGGCAGCAAACAGGTGCTCGAAAATAGAGAAGTAACAAATCGTAAGAAAGGTGCTGCAGAGAAGCTGAGACCAGAAGCCATTACACAAATCCAGCCACAGAAATTATCACTGCATCTAAGAGTTGGTAAGGACAGTTTCGTTCCAGTTTTGGGATGATTCTTCTGTCACCACCACGTCTGTGCATTTTTTGATTTGAGTGCATAACCATTTTGTTACAGAAATGACTATTTTTCAGATAATGTGAATGATAGCAGAGCCACTCATTTCAGCTCCAGGTGTTTAGGTATGCCAGATACtgtttgatttttaagaaaGATTAGATACTATCACTTGTTCTATTTTCTCAATAGAACTGAGGAGAAAATTGATACAACATGGATTGTTAGATATATCAGGAAGGTAAAATTGTTTTGTTGTCAGTATTTTGTAGCTGATTTTCTACAGTGTGCCTGTAGGATGAAAGTAGAGGAGTCAGCAAGAACTTTGAAGTTATGAGAGCATTTACTTTTGCTTTAAGTACTGCTGTTGACTGAAGTGTGCGTGTCTGAACAAAGTGGTTTTGTAGTTATGCAGCACAATTTTTGGATTGCTATGTGAAATACCTTCCAGAGGCTAAAGATGTGGACACAGAACCACAGTAATGAAAAAACAAAGTAGTTATGTACCATTTCTAGCCCCTAAAGAGAACTTTATCTCATTCAAATGAGgggccagggaggagcagggttAGTGGCTCACTTGAGCACAATGGAGATCGTCCTCTAGGAGAGTTCTCAGGTGCTGTAGAACCATTGAAGAGCTGCCTTGTATTTTCCTGGAAGAAGAGGTTGTACTTGGGGTCAGCTGCTTGTGGTAGTTGCAGTAATAATTGGAAGGTAGGAAGAGAGGAGAGTAATGAAGTTTTGGTATGCagttttttaatgcagttttggTATGGCTCCTGTTTATTTCTAATGtgaacttttttgttttaaaccaaaTTATTGTTTCCTGTGTTGACACAGAAGTTCTTCATCAGAGCATTGCAGGGACCTGGGCAACCAGAATCTAATTATCCAAAAGATATTTGTAAGCACTTGCATTTGTGTAAGTTCTCTGAAAGGCTGTGTACTTTCAGAGGGGGATACTTGGCTTTCTGTACAGGCTTTTTGAAATACTAGCTGAGGaaaatttaaacagatttttgcggtattttttgtattatggcatttttcccctttgttttgttgcttgggttttttgggtggttttttgttttgttttgttttggtttggtttttttgtttgtgttttttttttttttttttttgttgttgttgttgttttttgtaaAAACTATGTTATACAGCTATGTGATCCATATTCTATTCAACTTGACCATTTAAAGTTTTTCTCACTTTACTAATTTTGCTGATATTACAAATGTTTCCTAATTATTAGGCAAACTTATATAGCAGCAATACTACCATTTAAGCTCAATGACAGAGGGAAGTGGGAAATCCTGTTGATTCAATTCTTTATTTCATGTAAAATAGGCAAAAGAATATGGTTCCAGTTTCTGGGAAAGGGGATGTGTGGTATGTGTGTGTAATCCTTCTGCACTGCCTTTCAGCATTAGAGTAAGACTACATTCTGCTGTTGGTAAAATGCAGGGTGTGGTCTTACAATCACAACAAATACTAACTTGTTATTTCTGGGCTCTGAGCTTGGTAGATGCAAAGTAGCTTACAGTATTCCATCCAgaactaatttttcttttataagaCTATTAAAACAATGTGGATTTTTAACTTTTGAGAATTATTGAAATCATCTTGGATGAAAATAGGTGTTGAAATTTGTGCTATTAAGTCTTACAGGAACCTTGTTAGAATGATTGCAAGTATGAAGATTTGAAATTGCAGCAACTACAAGAAGCTTGGGTTTTGGCATGCTAATTTTTGTGGGGGGAGATAAAGAACCTCAGAAATATGAAGTTGAACATTTGAAAGAAACACTTGTTGACATTTTTCCATCATAACTTGATTTCATTTCAgtcaacaggagaaaaaataacttaCCTGTAATTCAAAACCTTCGTAAGGACTTACAAGCCTTTCCTtagaaaggcatttttcttgCCAGTGCAATTATGGAATTTGTAAtggtttctgtttgttgttttatcTCTGAAACAGGGGAACCCCAGACATTTTCATTGAAGTTCAAGAGAGCTGAAGACTACCCCATTGACCTTTATTATCTTATGGACCTCTCCTATTCTATGAAAGATGATTTAGAGAACGTGAAAAGTCTTGGAACAGCTCTGATGttagagatggaaaaaataacttcagaCTTTCGGATTGGTAAGAAAGATTTGCCTGTtctaaaaaaaacacaaattaagCCCTCCAAGTTTCCTTCCTGATGTTTTTCGCATGATTGTATATAAGAgtatctttttttcagtttggcaGTAGTATGGCAGATGTTCTAATAAATAGGTCCTGTTGAACAGCATAGAAGTATTTAGCATGGGTGGAGAAGGTGGGACATAAACAGTTTTAAGAGCTATTTTTTACTATTATCAGTTCAGCTATAATGCATTTGAATTCTGTTGTGAGGTAATAGAAATGAGACTTCCACTCTTCAACTAACACAGATTTCATTGTTCTTGTCCTAGGCTTTGGGTCTTTTGTGGAGAAAACTGTGATGCCTTATATAAGTACAACACCAGCCAAACTCAGAAATCCCTGCACAGGGGACCAGAACTGTACAAGTCCATTCAGCTATAAAAATGTGCTCAGCCTTACTAGTGAAGGAAACAAATTCAATGAACTTGTAGGTAAACAGCACATTTCTGGGAACTTAGATTCTCCTGAAGGTGGATTTGATGCAATAATGCAGGTTGCAGTTTGTGGGGTaagtggtttttgttttgttttctttcttttactgttcTATTAGATGAAATTGTTTGAATGCAGCCTTTGTGTTTCATGGTGGCTGGCATTTGAATATGTAACCTCCTGCAAGCAAGACAGGGTAGGTGAGGAGGAATTCAGTGAGTGAATGAAACTGGGAAATGTGAAAGTGCTGAGTAGAGGTCCTGATCATAGCACGTAGAGAGAAAGCTTTTGAAGTTTGCTGTAGAGGAAGAGTCAGGTTCTGCTTAAAAGTGTATGAGATCCTGAGTAAGCAATTTTTCtcacattattttaaagatcTGTAAGCTTCTTGTGGTTGTGGTTGCAGAAATTTGGTGTATTGTGACTTCTACTGTTTTCTGAGAAAGTAGAtagaaaacaggttttttacttatttttgaAGGCCTAAAGATTGTGTCTGTCATTTTGACAGACGTTTCTATGCACCTGTACAAAATGGACTCCCAAAAAAGCAATACCCAAGTTTATTGCTTTGTTACCgtattatttttgctgttgaaCAATGGATTTGAGACTTTCTGAAATGATCTGGAGCCTTAATTTAAAAGTACAGTGTTTATCATAAGCCTTCTAGAGTTTTTTTTGGTGGTAACTGTCAGTATATGACACTTTCACATGGTCTTCTTTTGTTAAATTAGCTATGGCTTCAGGTCcatggaaaattttaaagaaataggaAAGGCCAGTTTACATAATCAGGCCCTGCAGTTGTGAGCCATGATGCTCATGGGCCAGTCCTCTGGCAAGCACTGTGCTGGGTGCAAATCTGCACTAGGCTGCCAAAGCCTGATGATTCTTCAGAGTCTAACGCTGGGCAGGTCTGtactgcagcagtgctgcacacCAGTGTCCTGGGGCTGCTTGGTCATGGGAGTGGAACTGGCACTGAAGAGCCTCATTTCTAAACCCTGTCACTCTCAGATACCCCAGTGAGAACTGAATAGGGTCTGTCTCGAAAAGAATCTTTTTGCCTTTGATGAAAAACCTGTGGCAGATGTTTTGGAGCAGACATTTAATGAAACACAAGTGTTTCCAAGGTTTGCATGAATTAATGTTTTCCAGGGTGACACTTTTGCAATGTGGCTTCTCCTAAGTCCGTCTCCTTTTCCATGCACTTCTCTCTCAGCTGTTGGTCCTCAATGCCTTAAAATAAATTGGTATGAAATACCAAAaatctgtttgtgtttttcccaAGGAGCAAATTGGCTGGAGGAATGTTACAAGACTATTAGTGTTTTCCACGGATGCTGGATTCCACTTTGCAGGAGATGGTAAACTTGGTGGGATTGTTCTGCCAAATGATGGGAAATGTCATCTGGAAAATAATGTGTACACAATGAGCCACTATTACGTAAGTCTTTATATCATCTTTTAGggaaatgaatattttatgaagCTTTACCTCAAAAGAATTCATTGGGTCATCTGGTATAGTTTCAGATCTCTATGTCTTAGAACATTTATCTCTTTACATAAAGTGACTTCAgctaaacaaaagcaaaagtgCAAGAATTAATCCAGTCTTAATTGGAAAATATCAAGAAATGGCAACTTTCATgctgtgattatgtgtttctgGATTGTAACCTTTCTGACTAATAATCCTGTATGCCACACTgagtcacagaatattctgagtagAAAGCGATGCACAAGGGTCATAGAGTTCAACTCCGAAGTGATGGGCTTGTATGTCCACTGGAAAACTGTGGTGACTTGTTTCCTTATTTTATCATTTCACCAGTCTTCATTTTCAGAATAGGTTAATAgtgaaaaatattgtaaaatatcTGCTTGAATAGTTTTTTGAGACTGAAATCTTACGATGCAAAGTTTATGGTAAGAGTATGGTTATAATTGCCTTTGTGTTTTACTGGAAGGGAGATCagacaaaaaatgcaaagagaaacATTTACCAACTGAGGTAACCACAATAAGCTTTACCAAGTTTGTGTGTTCATATATTCCTAACTTTGAGCGAAAATTGTACaataaaaacctgaaattaattcagttttatttcatcatttctttctgaaacagGGCAAAAAGTAGTGGATTTGAGGGACTGAAGATAATTTTTCGAGAACATTGAGATTAAGGATTTAACCTTTTATATGACATAGAATTTGATAATGTCCATGTGACGAAGTTCCTATCTTCATGAGGCATATATGAAATCTTACCAATGTCTGTTTTCAGAGGTTGTTTTGCTTCAGAGCTGTGACATGAACTGGGTAGTTAGGAATTGTATGTATGTTTCTAAAGATGATTTGTATTTATGATGTCGGAGtctttttgattattttctagCAACATGTCtcaaatttgaatttaattttatgcttgattttttttaggattATCCCTCTATTGCTCATCTGGTACAGAAACTTAGTGAGAACAATATTCAGACAATCTTTGCTGTTACTGAAGAGTTTCAGGCAGTCTATAAGGTAAAGAAATTACTCTGAAGTAATTAACATTGACTTAATTGAAATTAAAGTAGTTGTGGAAGTAAGTGATCATGGAAGTAATATTTTGCTACCCACATACTTTAttattaagctttttttttttttatttcttcaaatcAAAATTTACTCTGTGTGTAATTTCCAGTGAGAAAGTGCCccttctccttgctgctgtttATAGATATGAGTGAGTGGAGAACACATTTGCAGTTCTAATTTTTGTGAacatttttacagcaaaatagCTGAAGGGGGTGTGGACACTAAATCAGGGGACACACTGGTGAAAGAACATATTTTGTCTCTTGTGCTCTATTTATATACACCATGTTTAAAATTAACTAAACTGCTGGATGTGATTGTGCAATAGGAAATGACTGTGAAGGGCatgcatatttttccttcttttaacctgtttttttggttttggggttctttttcaAACTGTGTtcaaatggttttttttttccttttttgttggAAAATGATGCCTGcctatttttaatgaattccAAGTGTGGTTGAAGAGAGATTGTAGTCAACTAGTACAAGAGGAGGGCTTAGTATTCTGTTGCCAAATGCAGAGTTAGAatgcaaaagagaagaaaagactggGTGTTCATTTATGCTAGTAGGGCTGTGTATAACCTCAAAAATTATGTTCATTACTGGCAACACAGCTTTGTTTCCTGAAGTACTTCACTAGTTAATCCACTAACATATTATATTACCATTTATACTGTGAATTATACTTTGTTTGGTAGTAAAACTGTACTTTCCCTTCTGGTTTTCTCAATATTGAAAGGAACTGAAAAATCTGATACCAAAATCAGCAGTGGGAACGTTGTCTTCAAATTCCAGCAATGTGATTCAGCTGATCATTGATGCATACAATGTAAGTTCAGATTTtatgtattaatttttcttgctcCTAAGTTTTTCAAGCAGAGACCCCAAGGTAGATTAGTTAGTATTCTACATTATAAATATACACCATTGCTGTAAAACCGTACTAAACATTCAGACTCTATGGCAGTAAGAGGTTAGATGAATAAAGATATGCTCTTAAAGCCATTTAAAatgacacacagagaaaacttaCCATCCACgttttccctttcaaaagaTAAAATTCACAACTGAAATCCACACTgtttcttcagcttcttcacTTTCAGCTTCTTTCCAAGTGTTAGCAAAAAAGGCCATTTTACTGGCCCCacaatattttcttcactgctgCATTGTGTGTAAATGAGCCTCACTTCTCCTTTGGAGTACATGGCATAAACGAGTGTCTCCAATCTGTGGAAACCTCTCCAGACCTTGTAACAAGTTCAGACATGAGAAGGGGTCACCACAGCGTGACTTTGGGCAGCCCTGGGCTTGTGTTTCTCAGCACATTGGAGCTTAAATAATTCCAGTGTGCCTGTGGGGTTGGTGCTCAGAGTGGGCATAGTTGCATAATGTCTGTTCTTCaacaaaacacttctgcaaCTCAGTTTGAAGTTAGGTAATAAATGTTGTTTCAGTCCCTTTCTTCAGAGGTTATCCTGGAAAATACTAAGCTGCCAAAAGGAGTGACAATCAGTTACAAATCTTTCTGCAAGAATGGAGTGAATGACACTCAAGAGGATGGAAGGAAGTGTTCTAACATTTCAATTGGAGATGAGGTAACTCAGAGTATATGTGCTACTGCTCAAATATAAAATGCACTTAGTGTCCAACACAGCATTTCCTTTTAATAGTCCAGACAGAACTCCTTGTAGTAACATGacattccattttttttttttttgcaggttaGATTCGAGATTAATATAACAGCTAATGAATGTCcgaagaaagaacaaaatgaaacaattaaaattaaaccacTGGGATTCACTGAAGAAGTGGAAATTAATCTCCAGTTCATCTGTGAGTGTCAGTGTCAAAGTGAAGGAGAACCCAATAGTCCAGCCTGCCATGCAGGAAATGGAACATTTGAATGTGGTGCGTGCAGGTAAATAAACAgccattttctttaattttgcaaaaaaacGAAGATCTTTGTTTCCTTAATTAGGGTTTGCTTGGGTtgactaatttttttcagtgaaaaaacaaGAATTGCTCTTATAGGCCTGTTTCTTTTAGGGTACTTTGAAATGCTGCCCTATCTCTGCAAATAATCCCTTTGCTTAAATATAGATCATTAGATCAGCATTGTTGTATGACTCAGAATTCAAATTTGGCCTTGAGTCAGTACTTTAAAGGATATAGATCAGATTTTGGTGTTCTTTTTGAATAAAGAGAACAGATTTTCTCACTTATGTGTAGAAAAACTTCTTACACTCTGTGTCATTGTCACTGGTGTCCACTTGGTTTCACATGGCAAGAACTGGCCTGTGGGTAAGCACagccttttgtttctgtaaatgCAGCAGTTTCCCAGTGATCTGTTGTCTCTGATGACAGTGGTGACACTGGGAACAAGAGCAATCTCCATTTGCTCGTCAATATCTTACCCTTGATAATGAGAAGTGCTGATCTCTGAAGATCTCAGTTTGGCAGCTCTGAAGATCATCTACACTCCTGCTTAATTACTGTTCATAGGAAACCTTTTCATTGACAGATGACAGCAGCTACAGGAACAGTTGCTGTCACTTAAGAAATAATTATTGTTCTGTCACATGAGAGAGGGATTAACAATGATTATGTGACAGTTTAGTTAGAGGGAGTGACACATAGCCTCTCACCTGGAATATCAGATAAGATAATCA contains:
- the ITGB1 gene encoding integrin beta-1 isoform X1, with the protein product MAETNFKLLTCAGVLCCLIWNGFAQQGGSDCIKANAKSCGECIQAGPNCGWCKKTDFLQEGEPTSARCDDLAALKSKGCPMEDIENPRGSKQVLENREVTNRKKGAAEKLRPEAITQIQPQKLSLHLRVGEPQTFSLKFKRAEDYPIDLYYLMDLSYSMKDDLENVKSLGTALMLEMEKITSDFRIGFGSFVEKTVMPYISTTPAKLRNPCTGDQNCTSPFSYKNVLSLTSEGNKFNELVGKQHISGNLDSPEGGFDAIMQVAVCGEQIGWRNVTRLLVFSTDAGFHFAGDGKLGGIVLPNDGKCHLENNVYTMSHYYDYPSIAHLVQKLSENNIQTIFAVTEEFQAVYKELKNLIPKSAVGTLSSNSSNVIQLIIDAYNSLSSEVILENTKLPKGVTISYKSFCKNGVNDTQEDGRKCSNISIGDEVRFEINITANECPKKEQNETIKIKPLGFTEEVEINLQFICECQCQSEGEPNSPACHAGNGTFECGACRCNEGRIGRLCECSTDEVNSEDMDAYCRRENSTEICSNNGECICGQCVCKKRENTNEVYSGKYCECDNFNCDRSNGLICGGNGICKCRVCECFPNFTGSACDCSLDTTPCMASNGQICNGRGTCECGTCNCTDPKFQGPTCEMCQTCLGVCAEHKDCVQCRAFDKGEKKETCSQECMHFNMTRVESRDKLPQPGQPDPLSHCKEKDVDDCWFYFTYSVNSNGEANVHVVETPECPSGPDIIPIVAGVVAGIVLIGLALLLIWKLLMIIHDRREFAKFEKEKMNAKWDTGENPIYKSAVTTVVNPKYEGK
- the ITGB1 gene encoding integrin beta-1 isoform X2 is translated as MAETNFKLLTCAGVLCCLIWNGFAQQGGSDCIKANAKSCGECIQAGPNCGWCKKTDFLQEGEPTSARCDDLAALKSKGCPMEDIENPRGSKQVLENREVTNRKKGAAEKLRPEAITQIQPQKLSLHLRVGEPQTFSLKFKRAEDYPIDLYYLMDLSYSMKDDLENVKSLGTALMLEMEKITSDFRIGFGSFVEKTVMPYISTTPAKLRNPCTGDQNCTSPFSYKNVLSLTSEGNKFNELVGKQHISGNLDSPEGGFDAIMQVAVCGEQIGWRNVTRLLVFSTDAGFHFAGDGKLGGIVLPNDGKCHLENNVYTMSHYYDYPSIAHLVQKLSENNIQTIFAVTEEFQAVYKELKNLIPKSAVGTLSSNSSNVIQLIIDAYNSLSSEVILENTKLPKGVTISYKSFCKNGVNDTQEDGRKCSNISIGDEVRFEINITANECPKKEQNETIKIKPLGFTEEVEINLQFICECQCQSEGEPNSPACHAGNGTFECGACRCNEGRIGRLCECSTDEVNSEDMDAYCRRENSTEICSNNGECICGQCVCKKRENTNEVYSGKYCECDNFNCDRSNGLICGGNGICKCRVCECFPNFTGSACDCSLDTTPCMASNGQICNGRGTCECGTCNCTDPKFQGPTCEMCQTCLGVCAEHKDCVQCRAFDKGEKKETCSQECMHFNMTRVESRDKLPQPGQPDPLSHCKEKDVDDCWFYFTYSVNSNGEANVHVVETPECPSGPDIIPIVAGVVAGIVLIGLALLLIWKLLMIIHDRREFAKFEKEKMNAKWDTQENPIYKSPINNFKNPNYGRKAGL